The following coding sequences are from one Candidatus Equadaptatus faecalis window:
- the gap gene encoding type I glyceraldehyde-3-phosphate dehydrogenase, with protein sequence MTKYKVAINGFGRIGRLTTRAFFTNGKENNFEIVAINDLTPPETLAYLLKYDSTFRRFQGDVQLDGDTLVVNGQRIKAVAEPDPAKLPWKEMGVDLVIESTGRFTDADKAKAHIEAGAKKVIISAPAKNEDATIVMGVNEKIYDPAKHSIVSNASCTTNCLAPVCKVLQERFGIVKGLMNTIHSYTNDQAILDIPRPKIVRGRAAALSIVPTTTGAAKAISLVMPELKGKLNGFALRVPTPDVSVVDLTAVLEKPATVEEINAAMKEYSEGKLKGILGYAEKDTVSMDFCGDANSSVFAPEHTYVMGDMIKILSWYDNEWAYSNRVVDLADYILSKGV encoded by the coding sequence ATGACAAAGTACAAAGTTGCAATTAACGGTTTCGGACGCATCGGTCGTCTTACGACCAGGGCTTTCTTTACGAACGGTAAGGAAAACAATTTTGAAATTGTGGCGATCAACGACCTGACACCGCCCGAAACGCTTGCGTATCTGCTGAAATACGACTCAACCTTCAGAAGATTTCAGGGTGACGTCCAACTCGACGGCGACACGCTTGTTGTCAACGGACAGAGAATCAAAGCTGTCGCGGAGCCGGATCCTGCGAAGCTTCCGTGGAAGGAAATGGGCGTTGACCTCGTTATAGAGTCAACCGGACGTTTTACGGATGCCGACAAGGCAAAGGCTCATATTGAAGCGGGAGCGAAAAAAGTCATCATTTCCGCGCCTGCGAAAAACGAAGACGCGACAATAGTTATGGGCGTCAACGAGAAAATATACGACCCCGCGAAACACAGCATCGTTTCAAACGCCTCCTGCACGACGAACTGCCTTGCCCCTGTATGCAAGGTGCTTCAGGAGAGATTCGGTATTGTCAAAGGTCTTATGAACACAATTCATTCATATACCAATGACCAGGCCATTCTTGACATACCGCGCCCCAAAATTGTCCGCGGACGTGCGGCGGCGTTGTCGATAGTCCCGACAACGACTGGGGCTGCCAAAGCCATTTCCCTCGTAATGCCGGAACTCAAAGGCAAACTCAACGGCTTTGCGCTGCGCGTGCCCACGCCGGACGTTTCCGTTGTAGACCTGACAGCCGTGCTTGAAAAACCGGCAACGGTCGAAGAAATCAACGCGGCGATGAAAGAATACTCGGAAGGCAAACTCAAGGGCATACTCGGCTATGCCGAAAAGGATACGGTTTCAATGGACTTCTGCGGAGACGCCAATTCATCGGTGTTTGCGCCTGAACACACCTACGTCATGGGCGACATGATAAAAATCCTCTCGTGGTATGACAACGAATGGGCATACAGCAACAGAGTTGTTGACCTTGCGGATTATATACTTTCAAAAGGAGTCTAA